In uncultured Cohaesibacter sp., a genomic segment contains:
- a CDS encoding TRAP transporter small permease yields the protein MPGFLGKIEYAVGAILLAIITFLVFIAAVMRFFGHPLIWSVDLAQMLFIWLCFLGATRAMRERVHLGVDFLVRLFPFAARRLIESALALLFIAFLLVLAYEGYKLTMLNWQRVFGDSGLSYAWVTISVPAGSILLSISILSNMALSWRSGGKEERLVFTRPSSSEPEANQAETVEG from the coding sequence ATGCCGGGCTTTCTGGGAAAAATCGAATATGCCGTCGGGGCAATCCTGCTGGCGATCATCACGTTTCTGGTCTTCATAGCAGCTGTGATGCGCTTCTTCGGCCATCCATTGATCTGGTCGGTCGACCTTGCCCAGATGCTGTTCATCTGGCTGTGTTTTCTGGGCGCGACCCGCGCCATGCGCGAGCGGGTGCATCTTGGCGTCGACTTTCTGGTCCGCCTATTCCCCTTCGCTGCGCGCCGTCTCATCGAATCCGCGCTGGCGCTGCTGTTTATCGCCTTCCTGCTGGTGCTGGCCTATGAGGGCTACAAATTGACCATGCTCAACTGGCAGCGGGTGTTCGGCGATTCCGGTCTGTCCTATGCATGGGTGACCATTTCGGTGCCAGCCGGGTCGATCCTGCTGTCCATTTCCATTCTTTCCAACATGGCTCTGTCCTGGCGCTCCGGCGGCAAGGAGGAGCGGCTGGTGTTCACGCGACCCAGCAGCTCCGAACCGGAAGCCAATCAAGCCGAAACCGTGGAGGGCTGA